A genome region from Labrus mixtus chromosome 9, fLabMix1.1, whole genome shotgun sequence includes the following:
- the LOC132980574 gene encoding P2Y purinoceptor 13-like, protein MNTSLSNTSIKCVRDTSVTAVVFPCLYSVLFVVALILNSLAAWIFFNIPSTSTFVVFLKNVVVADLLMTLTIPLRVLSDAGVGSWRLRAFHCRYSAVLFYITMYISILLLGLISLDRYLKIVKPFGKSPLQRVRVGQVLSAVIWVVMLSLALPNVILSDQPARITGGRLKCTSMKSRAGLLWHEGFNYFCQVVFWGTLALMVVCYTFISKKVYESYKASKSKCQATSRRTKAKVFVVVGVFFICFAPFHFARVPYTLTQTGSMASHCRAQNALYIAKETTLWLSATNVCLDPLIYVFLCRVFRKKLTAALCHKPLHKATMESPTVTSTQLEMSHIAQSN, encoded by the exons ATGAACACCAGCCTGTCAAACACTTCCATCAAGTGTGTTCGGGACACCAGTGTGACGGCTGTGGTCTTCCCCTGCCTGTACAGCGTCCTCTTTGTAGTCGCCCTGATACTGAACTCTCTGGCTGCATGGATCTTCTTCAACATCCCCAGCACCTCAACATTTGTGGTCTTTCTAAAAAATGTG gtgGTGGCTGATTTGCTGATGACCCTGACCATCCCTCTGAGAGTCTTGAGTGATGCAGGCGTGGGCTCCTGGAGACTACGTGCCTTCCACTGCCGGTACTCTGCCGTCCTCTTCTACATCACTATGTACATCAGCATCCTCCTGCTGGGCCTCATCAGTCTGGACCGCTACCTGAAGATAGTCAAGCCGTTTGGGAAGAGCCCTCTGCAGCGGGTCCGTGTTGGTCAAGTGCTGAGCGCGGTTATCTGGGTGGTGATGCTTTCTCTGGCGCTGCCCAATGTCATCCTAAGCGACCAGCCGGCCCGGATTACTGGGGGCCGACTGAAGTGCACCTCCATGAAGAGCAGAGCCGGCCTGCTGTGGCACGAGGGATTCAACTACTTCTGTCAG GTTGTTTTCTGGGGCACGCTGGCCTTGATGGTGGTTTGCTACACCTTCATAAGCAAGAAGGTTTATGAGTCCTACAAAGCCTCCAAGAGCAAATGTCAAGCGACAAGCCGCAGAACCAAGGCAAAGGTGTTTGTAGTGGTGGGGGTGTTTTTCATCTGCTTTGCCCCATTTCACTTTGCACGCGTGCCCTACACTCTGACCCAGACGGGCAGCATGGCAAGTCACTGCCGGGCGCAGAACGCACTCTACATCGCCAAGGAAACCACTCTGTGGCTGTCAGCCACTAATGTGTGCCTGGACCCGCTCATCTATGTGTTCCTGTGTAGGGTTTTCAGGAAAAAACTGACAGCCGCACTGTGTCACAAGCCGCTCCACAAAGCTACCATGGAGTCTCCCACAGTGACGTCAACCCAGCTGGAGATGTCACACATAGCCCAAAGTAACTGA
- the LOC132979949 gene encoding P2Y purinoceptor 13-like — protein sequence MDPFDISQQGAATALNGTSYNESGCEGFIYDPHIAPALYFLLFPIALLLNSVAAWVFLHLKSGSTFIVYLKNLVAADIVMTVLVPIKAASDLPGTSHMLFVLSCRYFSTMFYSTLYTCITLLGLISLDRFFKIMMPHSKVFSNLTFSKVVSGSVWVILFGGSALPNIILSNKSLANMTKISTCMKLKGPAGLEAHERTVISLNVFFWLVSVVIAVCYICITNKVIQSFRNSGSNNNQGKQKIKLRVFLVLIVFFVSFGPYHIIRIPYTFQQVNYSSTTSCSYLLGRFAKDLSLWFATTNICMNPLLYMFLCREFQEALKSMMNSLSVSFCGASAEKAGSSVPKTRL from the exons ATGGATCCGTTCGACATAAGCCAACAGG GCGCAGCGACGGCACTGAATGGAACATCTTACAATGAGTCAGGTTGTGAAGGTTTCATCTACGACCCACACATTGCCCCTGCTCTTTACTTTCTTTTATTCCCCATAGCTTTGCTGCTGAACAGCGTGGCAGCCTGGGTGTTTCTGCACCTCAAATCTGGATCCACCTTCATTGTGTACCTGAAAAACCTAGTAGCTGCTGACATCGTTATGACGGTCCTCGTCCCGATCAAAGCTGCAAGTGACCTGCCGGGCACATCGCACATGTTGTTTGTACTTTCATGCCGTTATTTCAGCACCATGTTCTACAGTACACTGTACACATGTATTACTCTGTTGGGCTTGATCAGTCTGGACCGTTTCTTCAAGATCATGATGCCCCACAGCAAAGTGTTCAGTAATCTGACCTTTAGCAAAGTGGTTTCAGGATCAGTGTGGGTGATCTTGTTTGGAGGCTCCGCTCTACCAAATATCATTCTGAGTAACAAATCGCTCGCCAACATGACAAAGATCAGCACTTGCATGAAGCTGAAAGGCCCGGCCGGACTTGAAGCACATGAAAGGACGGTGATTTccttgaatgtgtttttctggCTCGTCAGTGTGGTGATTGCGGTTTGCTATATTTGCATCACAAACAAAGTGATCCAGTCTTTTAGAAACTCCGGCAGCAACAACAACCAGGGAAAGCAGAAGATCAAACTGCGCGTCTTTCTGGTTCTCATCGTGTTTTTTGTGTCGTTCGGACCGTACCACATTATCAGGATCCCCTACACTTTTCAACAAGTCAACTACTCCTCCACCACCAGCTGCTCCTATTTATTAGGAAGGTTTGCAAAGGACCTCAGCCTCTGGTTTGCCACCACCAACATCTGCATGAATCCACTTCTCTACATGTTTCTGTGCAGGGAGTTTCAGGAAGCGCTGAAGTCCATGATGAATAGCTTGTCCGTCTCGTTTTGTGGAGCCTCTGCAGAGAAAGCAGGAAGCTCTGTGCCAAAGACGAGACTCTGA
- the mfsd1 gene encoding major facilitator superfamily domain-containing protein 1 isoform X1 — translation MAESEDRQRLLGDVDDVSPAGRQAAGGPGKTLPAICDPNHLLHRVVVLVFMCFLGFGSYFCYDNPASLQTQVIQDLNLNTAKFMQLYAWYSWPNVVLCFLGGFMIDRVFGIRLGTIIFSLFVCFGQVIFASGALVNRFWLMEVGRFVFGIGGESLAVAQNTYAVNWFKGKELNLVFGLQLSMARLGSTVNMNIMGWVYSKFAVVVGSAGHTTLGASLMIASVTCLFSLICALVLAFLDKRAERILDKEQGKTGEVIKLTDVKDFPFTLWLIFIICVGYYVAIFPFIGLGQVFFIEKFGFSPAEARAVNSIVYIISAPASPILGFMVDRTGKNVVWVLIAVVATLAAHMMLAFTFWNPWIAMSLLGVSYSLLACALWPMVAFVVPEHQLGTAYGFMQSIQNLGLALIAMAAGALLDTRGYLVLEVFFCTCICIALIAVVMLYFVDYLRGGDLNRSAAARAKLQKEASSEAEIKRRPTKLTEGDLARIAPMSAFGLRNRYLSRLGAQLPDHCSTHLSSLAYRSVLK, via the exons ATGGCGGAGTCGGAGGACCGACAGAGGTTGTTGGGAGATGTGGACGACGTGTCGCCCGCCGGCAGACAGGCGGCTGGAGGACCCGGTAAAACACTGCCGGCTATCTGCGACCCCAACCATCTCCTGCACCGAGTGGTTGTCCTGGTTTTCATGTGCTTTCTGGGATTTG GAAGCTACTTCTGTTATGACAACCCGGCTTCACTTCAAACTCAAGTTATTCAG GATCTGAACCTGAACACTGCAAAGTTCATGCAATTGTACGCCTGGTACTCTTGGCCCAATGTGGTTCTCTGCTTCCTTGGGGGATTCATGATTGACAGAGTTTTTGGCATCAG GCTGGGAACGATCATCTTctcactctttgtctgttttggaCAG GTAATATTTGCTTCTGGAGCTTTGGTGAATCGCTTCTGGCTCATGGAAGTCGGACGTTTCGTGTTTGG TATTGGAGGAGAGTCCTTGGCTGTGGCCCAGAACACATATGCAGTCAACTGGTTCAAAGGCAAGGAGCTCAACCTGGTGTTCGGCCTCCAGCTCAGCATGGCTAGGCTG GGCAGCACAGTAAACATGAACATCATGGGCTGGGTGTACAGCAAATTCGCAGTCGTCGTTGGCTCTGCTGGACACACCACACTCGGAGCGTCACTCATGATAG ccTCTGTAACCTGCCTGTTCTCTCTGATATGCGCCTTGGTGCTGGCATTTCTggacaaaagagcagagaggatcCTCGACAAGGAACAAGGAAAGACAG GTGAAGTGATCAAACTGACAGACGTGAAAGACTTCCCCTTCACCCTGTGGCTCATCTTCATCATTTGTGTGGGCTACTATGTCGCTATTTTCCCCTTTATTGGGCTGGGACA GGTGTTCTTCATTGAAAAATTTGGTTTCTCCCCCGCTGAGGCCAGAGCTGTCAACAG TATTGTGTACATCATCTCAGCGCCTGCATCTCCCATTCTGGGCTTTATGGTGGATAGGACGGGTAAGAATGTGGTTTGGGTATTGATCGCTGTGGTCGCCACTCTCGCCGCTCATATGATGCTGGCCTTCACATTCTGGAACCCATGGATCGCCATG tcccTCCTGGGTGTCTCGTACTCCTTGCTGGCCTGTGCCCTGTGGCCCATGGTGGCATTTGTGGTACCTGAGCATCAGCTGGGAACAGCCTATGGCtt CATGCAGTCCATCCAGAACCTGGGACTCGCTCTCATTGCCATGGCAGCAGGAGCCCTCCTTGACACAAGAGGATATCTCGTTTTGGAAGTGTTTTTCTGCACGTGTATCTGCA TTGCACTGATAGCAGTTGTGATGTTGTACTTTGTGGATTATCTCAGAG gAGGAGATCTGAACCGGTCTGCTGCAGCCCGAGCCAAACTTCAGAAAGAGGCCTCTTCAGAAGCAGA GATTAAAAGACGACCCACTAAACTGACCGAGGGTGATCTTGCTAGAATAGCACCCATGTCAGCTTTTGGCTTACGTAACAGATACCTCTCCAGGCTGGGTGCAcag CTCCCAGACCACTGCTCCACCCATCTGTCATCACTGGCCTACCGAAGTGTTCTGAAGTGA
- the mfsd1 gene encoding major facilitator superfamily domain-containing protein 1 isoform X2: MAESEDRQRLLGDVDDVSPAGRQAAGGPGKTLPAICDPNHLLHRVVVLVFMCFLGFGSYFCYDNPASLQTQVIQDLNLNTAKFMQLYAWYSWPNVVLCFLGGFMIDRVFGIRLGTIIFSLFVCFGQVIFASGALVNRFWLMEVGRFVFGIGGESLAVAQNTYAVNWFKGKELNLVFGLQLSMARLGSTVNMNIMGWVYSKFAVVVGSAGHTTLGASLMIASVTCLFSLICALVLAFLDKRAERILDKEQGKTGEVIKLTDVKDFPFTLWLIFIICVGYYVAIFPFIGLGQVFFIEKFGFSPAEARAVNSIVYIISAPASPILGFMVDRTGKNVVWVLIAVVATLAAHMMLAFTFWNPWIAMSLLGVSYSLLACALWPMVAFVVPEHQLGTAYGFMQSIQNLGLALIAMAAGALLDTRGYLVLEVFFCTCICIALIAVVMLYFVDYLRGGDLNRSAAARAKLQKEASSEAE; the protein is encoded by the exons ATGGCGGAGTCGGAGGACCGACAGAGGTTGTTGGGAGATGTGGACGACGTGTCGCCCGCCGGCAGACAGGCGGCTGGAGGACCCGGTAAAACACTGCCGGCTATCTGCGACCCCAACCATCTCCTGCACCGAGTGGTTGTCCTGGTTTTCATGTGCTTTCTGGGATTTG GAAGCTACTTCTGTTATGACAACCCGGCTTCACTTCAAACTCAAGTTATTCAG GATCTGAACCTGAACACTGCAAAGTTCATGCAATTGTACGCCTGGTACTCTTGGCCCAATGTGGTTCTCTGCTTCCTTGGGGGATTCATGATTGACAGAGTTTTTGGCATCAG GCTGGGAACGATCATCTTctcactctttgtctgttttggaCAG GTAATATTTGCTTCTGGAGCTTTGGTGAATCGCTTCTGGCTCATGGAAGTCGGACGTTTCGTGTTTGG TATTGGAGGAGAGTCCTTGGCTGTGGCCCAGAACACATATGCAGTCAACTGGTTCAAAGGCAAGGAGCTCAACCTGGTGTTCGGCCTCCAGCTCAGCATGGCTAGGCTG GGCAGCACAGTAAACATGAACATCATGGGCTGGGTGTACAGCAAATTCGCAGTCGTCGTTGGCTCTGCTGGACACACCACACTCGGAGCGTCACTCATGATAG ccTCTGTAACCTGCCTGTTCTCTCTGATATGCGCCTTGGTGCTGGCATTTCTggacaaaagagcagagaggatcCTCGACAAGGAACAAGGAAAGACAG GTGAAGTGATCAAACTGACAGACGTGAAAGACTTCCCCTTCACCCTGTGGCTCATCTTCATCATTTGTGTGGGCTACTATGTCGCTATTTTCCCCTTTATTGGGCTGGGACA GGTGTTCTTCATTGAAAAATTTGGTTTCTCCCCCGCTGAGGCCAGAGCTGTCAACAG TATTGTGTACATCATCTCAGCGCCTGCATCTCCCATTCTGGGCTTTATGGTGGATAGGACGGGTAAGAATGTGGTTTGGGTATTGATCGCTGTGGTCGCCACTCTCGCCGCTCATATGATGCTGGCCTTCACATTCTGGAACCCATGGATCGCCATG tcccTCCTGGGTGTCTCGTACTCCTTGCTGGCCTGTGCCCTGTGGCCCATGGTGGCATTTGTGGTACCTGAGCATCAGCTGGGAACAGCCTATGGCtt CATGCAGTCCATCCAGAACCTGGGACTCGCTCTCATTGCCATGGCAGCAGGAGCCCTCCTTGACACAAGAGGATATCTCGTTTTGGAAGTGTTTTTCTGCACGTGTATCTGCA TTGCACTGATAGCAGTTGTGATGTTGTACTTTGTGGATTATCTCAGAG gAGGAGATCTGAACCGGTCTGCTGCAGCCCGAGCCAAACTTCAGAAAGAGGCCTCTTCAGAAGCAGA ATGA
- the LOC132980593 gene encoding P2Y purinoceptor 13-like, with translation MTSNYTARVSHDCAPFSVVTVNVAIVCLYLLLIPFALLLNGVAAWVSFHLPSSSTFIVYLKNLVAADLLMILMLPTKAASELPGATVWLRAFDCRYSSVIFYNCLYTGITLMGLISLDRFFKIVRPFGKLLGQSVTFSRVTSSLVWLLLFTGTVIPTIILTDQSPLNMTADFCMSMKSPAGVTLHKYVVLSMDALFWLVSILIVFCYACITLKVLQSFRNSGSNNSQGKKKTKLRVFSILLVFFVCFVPLHIIRIPSTLLEVMGIGGCTQTWLTTGQTLCLWLSTTNACLDPVLYVYLCREYRDKLVDMLKARGISVRLYSGEREETSQ, from the coding sequence ATGACGTCCAACTACACTGCACGAGTCTCCCATGACTGCGCTCCCTTCAGCGTTGTGACAGTAAATGTTGCCATCGTGTGCCTTTACTTACTTCTGATCCCCTTTGCATTGCTGCTCAATGGGGTAGCTGCATGGGTGTCCTTTCACCTCCCGTCTTCGTCTACCTTCATTGTGTATCTGAAGAACCTGGTGGCTGCTGACCTCCTCATGATACTGATGCTTCCGACGAAGGCAGCTAGCGAGCTACCGGGAGCAACAGTGTGGTTGCGGGCGTTCGACTGTCGCTACTCTTCCGTCATCTTCTACAACTGTTTGTACACGGGTATCACCTTGATGGGTCTCATCAGCCTCGACCGCTTCTTCAAAATTGTTCGCCCATTTGGGAAGCTGTTGGGACAAAGTGTTACCTTCAGTCGTGTTACATCCAGCTTGGTTTGGTTGCTGTTATTTACCGGCACAGTTATCCCAACAATCATTCTGACAGACCAGAGTCCTCTAAATATGACAGCAGATTTCTGCATGTCCATGAAAAGTCCAGCTGGTGTGACCCTTCACAAGTATGTAGTCCTCTCCATGGATGCCCTATTCTGGCTCGTCAGCATACTGATTGTGTTCTGCTATGCATGCATCACCCTGAAAGTCCTGCAGTCCTTCAGAAACTCAGGGAGCAACAACAGCcaagggaagaagaagaccaAGCTACGAGTCTTCTCGATTCTTCTggtgttctttgtgtgttttgtgcctCTGCACATTATCCGTATTCCCAGCACATTGCTTGAAGTGATGGGCATTGGTGGCTGCACGCAAACATGGTTGACAACAGGCCAAACATTATGCCTGTGGCTGTCGACCACTAATGCTTGTCTGGACCCGGTCCTCTACGTATACCTGTGCAGGGAATACAGAGACAAACTGGTGGACATGCTGAAGGCTAGAGGCATCAGTGTCCGGTTATAttcaggagaaagagaggagactTCGCAGTAG